The Nicotiana tomentosiformis chromosome 2, ASM39032v3, whole genome shotgun sequence genome includes the window GAGGCCACGTTCTACATTTGGAGCCGTcgctctttttattttttaattaattccaAATACACATAAAATACAGCACATTAAACTTTTTAAAAGAGATTTTCTTAATCTAAATTAATTAATGTATTTCCTTATCACTAAGGTTAGTTATCCTGGCCATTAATACAATTATTACTACCactctttatttttatctttatcttTGGTTAGTCATTTACTTCGGGCACATCCCCACAAAAAATGTGAACACCATTaatttttagaagaatatttaATCTCCTTTAACTACTTGCTGTGCTAGTCTTTCACATAGCTAATAAAGGTCCTATAATTTTCATTTCATTCGTTTTATTCCAGTCAATTTTTATAGTTATCCTAAATAGCGCTTTCGATTTTACAGTCAATTTCTTTATGGTTAACTAAATTGAGGGCTCTCAATACTCGAAAGCATATACGACGTTATCTATCTTCTtaaaagaaattaaattatcctATTTAATTGTGACCACGACACATTACTTAGTAAAGACGGAAAAACAACTTACATTCGGTATTTGCACACTATCGACGAACATAACATATATCTTTCACATAGTGTACTTCAGTAGATTACTTAAACATGATTAAGTAATCTGGGCTGGTATGAATGGTAGCTAAGTGTGAATAAGTTTTACCGGTAAATTAAAGAGTAACAGATTTTATACCTATATGACTATATATCATTCATAGTAATGTAATTAAGAGATTAATCTGAGAGCTAGATTTCGTATTAAAAGAATATTGTCGCATCTGTTCTCTTTCCACAAAATGCCGTATAGCCCCTAGGGAAGTAATGATTGGCTTGCTTTCAAGCCCATCTTTTTCCACTCTATAAATAGCCTGAAATCTCCCCACAAACATCAAGCCCACAAATCTTTTTTTCTCTCTTACTAGAAGTGAGCCTTTGCCATAAACTAGAGAGTAATACACCACCATGGCTATGGTGGTATTAGTACTTGTCGTATGTATCTTTTTATCACTGAAAATTGCCTATGAAACTCTATCATCTTATTGGCTAACCCCAAGACGTATCAAGAAAATCATGGAAAAACAAGGAGTGCGTGGTCCGAAATCTCGGTTTCTTGTTGGGAACATCTTAGATATGGCTTCTTTTGtttcaaaatcaaccaaaaatgaCATGGATTCCATTCAACATGACATCGTTGGCCGCCTTTTGCCGCATTATGTCACCTGGTCTAAGATTTATGGTATTATTAATTTCGCCCCTTATTCCTATTGCATGTTTACTACTAGTAATTAATTCAGGTAGTGAGATTAATATTCTTGTGTCTTTGTTAATTAACAGGAAAAAGATTCATTTACTGGAACGGGATAGAGCCGAGAATGTGCTTAACTGAAGCGGAATTAATCAAAGAGCTTTTCTCCAAATACAGCACTGTTTCTGGGAAATCATGGCTGCAACAACAAGGTTCTAAGCATTTCATCGGCCGTGGTCTTTTGATGGCTAACGGCGACGCTTGGTACCATCAACGCCACATTGTTGCTCCCGCTTTCATGGGAGACAAACTCAAGGTACTGTATTTTACATTGCGagtatataaaaattaaattctttcaaaataTTTGATGAGGATAAAATGGTTGGATTTTTAATGATGAGCAGAGTTATGCGGGGTACATGGTGGAATGCACTAAAGGGATGCTCCAATCACTAGGAAATGCAGTAGAATCAGGTCAAACGGAGTTCGAGATTGGAGAGTACATGACTCGGCTCACTGCAGATATCATATCAAGAACTGAGTTCGACAGTAGCTACGAGAAGGGAAAACAAATATTCCATTTATTAACACTTCTGCAGAACCTTTGCGCACAAGCTAGTCGGCACTTGTGCTTTCCTGGTAGCAGGTAATTTTATTTAGTGCTCATCTCACCACTTTTTCTTTTCGTTTTTCTTCTCCACCAAAAATAGATTTTAGATTCTTTATTTGATAGGAAATGCCCATTTcttatttccttttttttccttttcagattctattttattttttcttgttcaCGAATTATTGGTTAATGGTTAGTATAAATTCCAGAACATTTGAAAAAAATTAAGACAAAAAGATATACAGTTTCGACTCTTGGAATTGACAGGCGTGACTCTACTTCCGAGTAATCTCATCAATGCGATATGCATTGGCGGATGGACTGTATAATTACTAATTGGTTAAATTGGATCCAAAAACCCACCATAGTAGCGGATTTTGAATAAAAAATtgcctctatatatatatatgaaaacttattaaattttaaataatattaaattcTGACTCATAATTGCAACAGTGTAATAAGGTATAGTATAAGAACCAAaagattaaataattaaatataaatcGTGAATTCACCTTCTACTAACGCATGTCTTAAAAATGGTTTACTAAGCTGGGCAGACATTAATTAATTGagtattgttatttgtttttccACAGGTTTTTGCCAAGCAAATATAACAGAGATATAAAAGCATTAAAAATGGAAGTGGAGAGGCTACTGATGGAGATAATACAAAGCAGGAAAGATTGTGTAGAAATAGGAAGAAGCAGCTCATATGGGAATGATTTGTTAGGAATGTTATTAAATGAGATGCAAAAGAAAAGAAGCAGCAATGGATTCAGCTTGAATTTGCAGCTAATTATGGATGAATGCAAGACATTTTTCTTTGCTGGACATGAGACTACTGCCCTTTTGTTAACTTGGACTTCTATGTTATTAGCAAGTAATTCCTCTTGGCAAGATAAAGTTAGAGATGAAGTCAATCAAGTTTGCAAAGGAGATCCACCTACTGTTGAACATCTTCCAAAGCTTACTTTGGTAAGTACCAAGTTTTTTTATTATACATATTCTACTACaactaataattttttttttgtggcGACTAAACTCACTACAGATTACGGAAAAATTGTCAAAAAGACTTTTTAGATAGAAAGCTGATGAAGGTCAATAGTCCAATCGCTGAAACTTATTTGTAGCGATACTTAAAAGTCGCCACAAAATATACTTTTCGTGTTGAATTTAGTCATTTATAAACAAAAAACAAATTCAAAGAGGTCGCCACTAAAAAATAAGTATTTTAGAGAAGTCTTGTACGATTTTCAAAAGGTGTCTTTGGATGGACTCGTTTGAGTGTGGTGATTGTAGGACTAGTCTCGATTTGGGTACGTAGGATTGTTTAAAGTATTCCACATTTTGAaagttctttttttcttttctttttttcccaaTTTGACATTATTTAATTAGGGAGGAATGGAATTACGAAATATAAAGATTATCACGCTCGAGTGTCCAACTGTCAACTAGCTAACTTGAAACTTGTTCTTGATCAATAAATTCCTTTCTTTAGATCTTGCTGCATATATAGCTTTGCTGGCACTGAGCAGTAGCTTGGCAAATATTAAGCCAGAGAAAAATATTTAACTATTATTTCACATAATCATGTAAGAAAATGGTGGGAGTAAGTTCATTCACTGAAAATCAGAATGATTTAAATACTCTTATAGCTCTTTTGGCTCCTCATGCTTCGTTGGCTATTTATGTCATTACATTTTTGTAGTCTAGTAGTAGCATGgtccatttttttttaatttaacttatatacatctataatataaattaaaaacgTTTATTCTTGTGCAGTTAAACATGGTAATCAATGAGTCGCTTAGACTCTATCCACCAGCTTCTGTACTTCCTAGAATGGCATTTGAGGATTTTAAATTAGGTGACCTTCATATTCCAAAGGGTTTATCAATTTGGATCCCAGTACTTGCCATACATCATAGTGAAGAAATATGGGGAAAAGATGTTAATGAATTCAGGCCTGATCGTTTTGCATCTAAGTCTTTTGCCGCCGGCCGGAATTTTCTCCCGTTCGCCGCCGGTCCCCGGAATTGTGTTGGCCAATCTTTTGCATTAATGGAAGCCAAGATCATATTAGCCATGTTAATATCCAAGTTTCGATTCACCATTTCAGAGAATTATCGCCATGCACCTGTGATTGTCCTCACAATTAAGCCTAAATATGGAGTTCAAATCAAGTTGACACCTTTGACTCCTTGAGAAATTTTGGCCTAgtggaattttttttttccaataatTTTTTTGCTTATTAAGAGCAGTTTTTGAGGAGGGTGGAAAGCTTGAAAAATAGTACCGATGATACGAGTAGCTCTTTTATTTAATATATAATGTTGGATCGAGATGAATTTAAATGAAATGATATGGTTAGTAAAAATTCAAATAATCAGCTCCAAATTGTCTTTACTTTAAGcctgttattactattattatattatattttatttttttgtcgaAAATTGAGATTAGTTGTGGTTATGCAGAGAAAAGGTATGATGATCTTGCTAAACAAAAAATAAGTGATAGAAAGAGAGGAAGAGATTGCGACTATGCCTTTGAGGTTGATGAATTATCATTTATTCAGTGGGCTCAGAAAAAGATGGTTAGGAGATTAGAATAAGAAGTCAGGACAAGAACAGATATATGATAAGTTGATGAGGGACTTTTTTTGGATAAGCACCCAGCAATTCATTAATTAAGTAATGACAACACAAAAGTTGATATTGGTTAAAAaggttttcttcttttctttgatGCCCCCATAACATTTTTAACTTTGATAATGTTTTGATTCTTCTATACCTTTTTCCCCAACTCAACTGATTCAACATAGTGCTCACTTTTCAAGTCGAAAAATTATATATAGACCAACTTGGATTTATTTTAACAAAAAGGGTAGGGTAGGAAAATTAATAACCTTTATATGACACCCCATCATCTGTCTACGCCACTCTGGTCAATTCCATCAATATATGTTATTACTATGTATTACTCCTCtatatttagtattatttttgcaataattttaaaattctatatttattatttaaacGTAAGGAATAATGAATCTAACCTTCTAGCTAGTCTTTTGCATTTAGATAAGAAGCTTGATTTTATAATAAAATTTGAATTAGAGACGTATACATATTACACATCCCGTAGTCTACCACCTTTGTTATTGAACCAAAGCCATGTCTATGTTTCTGAAATTGTTCAAATTTGCTTCCACTAATGAAGATTTTAGCACAAAATGTTTTAGAAATCTAATGCACGCGCTATTTCTATAACTTCTATTATTATTTAGAGGTGACAATCTTCTTTATTCGACCGTCAAAAGAACTTCTCTAAATTTGAATTAAAGGCTTAAAGCACGAATGGTAATTCAGTATAGGTCCCCTGGCAAAAGATGCTATTCAAACAAAAGACAAAAGGATAAGTCATTAACTCCCATAATATTTTTCAGCTgtcaaataattttaaaaatgatTTTATTTCTCGAGATTATGCAAATGTATATTTGAATTAGTCAATCCCTAGGTGCATGTAACACCTTGTTTAGGACTTTTTTTTTTGGGTCCGTTGACTTGCTGTAAATTTTCTACGGCGATTTTTCAAATGCTTGGTGAGATAATTTTATTAAGGACTATTTATTCTTGATTTTAtggaaattttattttcttatttgataATGGACAATGTTATTTTTACTCTTAGTGATGCCTAAATTTTGTATCCAATAAATTCAGAAGTTTCAATTTTAATTGTTAATTTGTTATATGAGAAATGCAAGTAAAGTTTGAATTAATTAAGAATGAAATATGTAATTAGACATATACGTAAACAACAGCAGGCTGATGCGGTAAGTTGTCTTGTCTACGGACGTTGTACTGACGACAAAAAG containing:
- the LOC104101917 gene encoding cytokinin hydroxylase; this encodes MAMVVLVLVVCIFLSLKIAYETLSSYWLTPRRIKKIMEKQGVRGPKSRFLVGNILDMASFVSKSTKNDMDSIQHDIVGRLLPHYVTWSKIYGKRFIYWNGIEPRMCLTEAELIKELFSKYSTVSGKSWLQQQGSKHFIGRGLLMANGDAWYHQRHIVAPAFMGDKLKSYAGYMVECTKGMLQSLGNAVESGQTEFEIGEYMTRLTADIISRTEFDSSYEKGKQIFHLLTLLQNLCAQASRHLCFPGSRFLPSKYNRDIKALKMEVERLLMEIIQSRKDCVEIGRSSSYGNDLLGMLLNEMQKKRSSNGFSLNLQLIMDECKTFFFAGHETTALLLTWTSMLLASNSSWQDKVRDEVNQVCKGDPPTVEHLPKLTLLNMVINESLRLYPPASVLPRMAFEDFKLGDLHIPKGLSIWIPVLAIHHSEEIWGKDVNEFRPDRFASKSFAAGRNFLPFAAGPRNCVGQSFALMEAKIILAMLISKFRFTISENYRHAPVIVLTIKPKYGVQIKLTPLTP